CATTTACGATGAACCAATTAACCGTTTTGTCGCTGACTTTATTGGTGAATCAAATATTTTACCCGGCATCATGGTTGAAGACTTTTTGGTGCGTTTTAATGGTAAAGAGTTTGAAAATATTGACGGTGGTATGAAGCCCAACGAACAAGTTGAGGTTGTTTTGCGACCAGAAGATTTAGATTTGGTACCGGCAGCCGAGGGCAAGATTATCGTCACCATTGACGATTTATCATTCCGGGGCGATTATTATGAAATTACCGCTTTTGACGATGATCAAAACGAATGGCAAATTCAAGCGACTAATCCGGTGGAAATTGGGGCACGCCTTGGTGTAACCTTCGACCCAGAAGACATTCATATCATGCGGCTCAACGAATCGGAAGAAGCCTTTGACGCACGTTTGGAAAAGTATGAAGGGGAGAATGATGACGAAAGCTAATCGAACAGTTAGTTACATGGTGCCGTACATCTTGTGGCTAGGTTTGTTCGTGGTGTTACCCGTGGTGCTCTTGCTGTATCAATCCGTTCAAGATTTGAATCACAACTTCACCTTGGATAACTACGTTGAATTCTTTAGCTCTGGCACCTACCTCCGCATGACATTTAACTCGGTGTTCTATGCATTTTTGGTTACATTGGTGACGTTAATTATTAGCTACCCGATGGCTTATTTTTTGAGTAAGTTGAAGAACCGCCAATTTTGGTTGTTGTTGGTGATCTTACCAACTTGGGTCAATCTTTTGTTAAAAGCCTATGCCTTTATTGGGCTATTTTCAAAAACCGGTACAGTCAATGACTTTACGACCTTTTTGGGTCTCGGTCAGCACCAGTTATTGTTTACAGATACCAGTTTTATGATTGTCGCCGCCTACATTCAAATCCCGTTTATGATTATGCCAATTTTTAATAGTTTGATTGAACTTGATCCAAGCTTGACGAATGCCGCGCGTGATTTGGGGGCAACGGCTTTTCAAACTTTGACCAAGGTCATCATTCCTTTGACCATGAGTGGGGTCAAGGCCGGCGTGCAAGCCGTCTTTATTCCAACCCTATCCTTGTTCATGATTACTCGTTTGATTGGTGGTAATCGTGTGATTACATTGGGTACGGCGATTGAAGAACATTTCTTGGTTACGCAAAACTGGGGGATGGGCTCAACCATTGGAGTCGTTTTGATCATCGCGATGGCAGCAACCATGTTTGTTACGCGTGATCGCAAGCATAAGGGAGGACGTTAAGATGACACAATCTAAGTCGAAGCTTGGGACTGTGTACCTCGTGATTGTTTTTATCCTGATGTACTTACCGATCTTCTACCTCATTTTATTTGCCTTTAATAAGGGCGATTATATGTCTCAATTTACTGGTTTTTCATTGCAACACTTCCGGGACATGTTTAGTGATGCCCGGCTCATGAGTATCTTGGTGAATACGTTCATCATCGCCTTGCTGTCCTCGTTGATTGCAACGTTGATTGGGACGTTTGGTGCCCTGGGTATTTACGGGGTCCGGTCTGTCGGCATGCGCAATATGATTTTATCGCTCAACAACGTCTTGATGGTGTCACCCGATGTGATTATCGGTGCTTCTTTCTTGATCCTGTTCACGATGGCCGGTCTTAGTTTAGGCTTTGGGTCTGTTCTGTTGAGTCACATTGCCTTTTCAATTCCAATTGTTGTGTTGATGGTGTTGCCACGCCTGAAGGAAATGAATCCAGCCTTGATTGATGCTGCCCGTGATTTAGGGGCTAGTACAGGCCAAGTGCTAAGTAAAGTCGTCTTGCCATTTGCCTGGCCCGGTATTTTAGCTGGTTTCTTCATGGCGATCACGTATTCTTTGGATGATTTTGCAGTCACCTTTTTCGTGACTGGTAATGGTTTTTCAACCTTATCAGTGGAGATTTACTCGCGGGCGCGGCAAGGGATTGATTTATCAATTAACGCCTTGTCAGCTTTGATGTTCTTGGTTTCATTAATCTTAGTGGTCATTTATTACTTTATTACCAATCGTGGTAATGCGACGCATGCTCGTAAAAATGTGACTAGAATGGTGGTGCCACGATGAAACGATTAGTGTGGTTAACAGGAATTATTCTGGCAACTGTTGCGTTGCTTTTTGGGGTTAACGTGATTCTAAATAAAGCCCAAGAACCAGCCAAGGCCAGCAAAGCGGGTAATTCAACTTTGACAATCTATAACTGGGGTGATTATATCGATCCAAGTTTGATTCAGAAGTTTGAAAAGCAGACTGGGTATCGCGTCAATTATGAAACATTTGATTCGAACGAGGCGATGATCACTAAGATCAAGCAAGGTGGCACCAACTATGATTTGACAGTGCCGTCAGATTATATGATTGCTAAGATGAAAGAAGAGCATTTGTTGGTCCCTTTGGATAAGTCGAAACTGACCAACTACAAGTACTATGACAAGCGTTTCTTGAATCAATCATTTGATAAAGGTAATAAGTACTCACTGCCTTACTTCTGGGGGACGCTCGGAATTGTCTATAATGACAAGTACGTGAAAGCCTCTGAAGTGCAAACTTGGAATGATCTATGGGATGCCAAATGGAAAAACTCAATCATGTTATTAGATTCATCACGTGACATGATGGGGATGGCGTTGGCATCAAATGATGATTCAGTCAATGCCACTGATACAGCCACGCTGGCAGCGGCTAAAGGTAAATTGGACGCATTAATGCCTAACGTGAAGGCCATTGTGGCGGATGAAATCAAGATGTACATGGTGCAAGATGAGGCAAAAATTGCGGTTGATTACTCTGGTGAAGCAGCCACGATGATTGATGAAGATTCACATTTGCATTATGTTGTGCCTAAAGGCAATGGTAATATCTGGTTTGATAATATTGTGATGCCAAAGACGGTCAAGAATAAGAAGGCTGCGTATGCCTTTTTGAATTTCATTTCTGAGCCTAAGAATGCTGCGCAAAATGCGGAGTATGTTGGGTATGCAACGCCCAACAAG
This is a stretch of genomic DNA from Weissella soli. It encodes these proteins:
- a CDS encoding ABC transporter substrate-binding protein, which translates into the protein MKRLVWLTGIILATVALLFGVNVILNKAQEPAKASKAGNSTLTIYNWGDYIDPSLIQKFEKQTGYRVNYETFDSNEAMITKIKQGGTNYDLTVPSDYMIAKMKEEHLLVPLDKSKLTNYKYYDKRFLNQSFDKGNKYSLPYFWGTLGIVYNDKYVKASEVQTWNDLWDAKWKNSIMLLDSSRDMMGMALASNDDSVNATDTATLAAAKGKLDALMPNVKAIVADEIKMYMVQDEAKIAVDYSGEAATMIDEDSHLHYVVPKGNGNIWFDNIVMPKTVKNKKAAYAFLNFISEPKNAAQNAEYVGYATPNKAAFALLPKALRNDKQWYPSNQQVSKLTVYQNLSPTLTQTYNDLFLEFKMSTKH
- a CDS encoding ABC transporter permease, whose translation is MTQSKSKLGTVYLVIVFILMYLPIFYLILFAFNKGDYMSQFTGFSLQHFRDMFSDARLMSILVNTFIIALLSSLIATLIGTFGALGIYGVRSVGMRNMILSLNNVLMVSPDVIIGASFLILFTMAGLSLGFGSVLLSHIAFSIPIVVLMVLPRLKEMNPALIDAARDLGASTGQVLSKVVLPFAWPGILAGFFMAITYSLDDFAVTFFVTGNGFSTLSVEIYSRARQGIDLSINALSALMFLVSLILVVIYYFITNRGNATHARKNVTRMVVPR
- a CDS encoding ABC transporter permease, which gives rise to MMTKANRTVSYMVPYILWLGLFVVLPVVLLLYQSVQDLNHNFTLDNYVEFFSSGTYLRMTFNSVFYAFLVTLVTLIISYPMAYFLSKLKNRQFWLLLVILPTWVNLLLKAYAFIGLFSKTGTVNDFTTFLGLGQHQLLFTDTSFMIVAAYIQIPFMIMPIFNSLIELDPSLTNAARDLGATAFQTLTKVIIPLTMSGVKAGVQAVFIPTLSLFMITRLIGGNRVITLGTAIEEHFLVTQNWGMGSTIGVVLIIAMAATMFVTRDRKHKGGR